The Benincasa hispida cultivar B227 chromosome 11, ASM972705v1, whole genome shotgun sequence genome has a segment encoding these proteins:
- the LOC120092214 gene encoding 60S ribosomal protein L21-1, with protein MPAGHGLRSRTRDLFARPFRKKGYIALTTYLRTYKIGDYVDIKVNGAVHKGMPHKFYHGRTGRVWNVTKRAIGVEINKQVGNRIIKKRIHVRVEHVQPSRCTEEFRLRKVKNDELKAEAKAKGEVICTKRQPEGPKPGFMVEGALMETVTPIPYDVVNDLKGGY; from the exons ATGCCGGCCGGCCATGGACTTCGATCCCGTACCAGAGACCTCTTCGCCAGGCCTTTCAGGAAGAAGGGTTATATTGCTTTGACCACCTATTTGCGGACATACAAAATTGGCGATTATGTcgatatcaaggtgaacggcgCCGTCCACAAGGGTATGCCGCATAAATTTTACCATGGTCGCACAGGCCGTGTATGGAATGTCACAAAGCGTGCCATCGGCGTCGAGATCAACAAGCAG GTGGGCAACAGAATTATCAAGAAGAGAATTCACGTCCGTGTCGAGCATGTGCAACCTTCTCGATGCACCGAGGAGTTCCGTTTGCGGAAGGTGAAGAATGACGAGCTGAAGGCTGAAGCCAAGGCCAAAGGTGAAGTCATTTGTACCAAGAGGCAACCAGAAGGCCCCAAACCAGGGTTCATGGTTGAAGGTGCTTTAATGGAGACTGTGACTCCTATTCCATACGATGTCGTTAATGATCTCAAGGGTGGCTATTAG